In Francisella hispaniensis FSC454, a genomic segment contains:
- the thrC gene encoding threonine synthase: MNFISTRDKNIKVSLSEAMQSGLAPDGGLFVPERFPTVDWQNFAKDISYAEFAANTLREFFKGDQLEASLDKICSNAFTFDVPVRRLDKTTSILELFHGPTLSFKDFGARFLANCLSSIDSEKPFTILVATSGDTGSAVAAAFHGKGNIRVIVMFPKGKISKRQEKQITCWGDNIQAVEVEGVFDDCQTLVKEAFKTPWWTDRTKLNTSNSINIGRLLPQSTYYAYTSWQHYLHTGKKANYIVPSGNIGNITAAFWAKQMGFPIDEISMSLNANDTIVDYLESGKFNPKASVETLANAMDVGNPSNFERLLYLLGNYENFKANVKAVCVSDFEIIEEIKQVYRQYNEVICPHTATGFVAKNQLDANKDYIIVATAHPAKFESVIEPVLDIQVPPTPALQKLLDKEQHKVAINKSMDELCEVYTKAFE, encoded by the coding sequence ATGAATTTTATTAGTACAAGAGATAAAAATATCAAAGTTTCATTGAGTGAGGCAATGCAGTCTGGATTAGCTCCAGATGGAGGATTATTTGTACCTGAGAGATTTCCAACGGTTGATTGGCAGAATTTTGCTAAAGATATTAGCTATGCTGAATTTGCTGCAAATACTTTGAGAGAGTTCTTCAAAGGAGATCAGCTTGAAGCTTCTTTAGATAAGATTTGTAGTAATGCTTTTACATTTGATGTGCCAGTTAGGCGTTTGGATAAAACCACATCTATTTTAGAGCTTTTTCATGGACCAACTTTATCTTTTAAGGATTTTGGTGCGAGATTTTTAGCAAATTGTTTAAGCTCTATCGATAGTGAGAAGCCATTTACAATTTTAGTGGCAACCTCTGGCGATACAGGTTCTGCAGTAGCAGCAGCTTTTCATGGTAAGGGTAATATTCGTGTTATAGTAATGTTTCCTAAGGGTAAGATCTCTAAAAGACAAGAAAAGCAAATAACTTGCTGGGGAGATAATATCCAAGCTGTTGAGGTTGAAGGGGTTTTTGATGATTGTCAGACTCTTGTAAAAGAAGCTTTTAAGACACCTTGGTGGACAGATAGAACTAAGCTAAATACATCAAATAGTATCAATATTGGTAGATTACTACCGCAATCTACTTATTATGCTTATACATCGTGGCAGCATTATTTACATACTGGTAAAAAAGCAAACTACATCGTTCCATCAGGTAATATTGGTAATATTACAGCTGCTTTTTGGGCTAAGCAAATGGGCTTTCCAATTGATGAGATATCGATGAGTCTAAATGCTAATGACACTATTGTTGACTATCTGGAGTCTGGAAAGTTTAATCCTAAAGCAAGTGTTGAGACACTAGCTAATGCTATGGATGTGGGTAATCCTAGTAATTTTGAAAGACTATTATACTTGCTAGGGAATTATGAAAATTTCAAAGCTAATGTTAAAGCTGTATGTGTTTCTGATTTTGAAATCATAGAAGAAATAAAACAAGTTTATCGTCAATATAATGAAGTTATTTGCCCACACACTGCGACAGGCTTTGTAGCTAAAAATCAGCTTGATGCAAATAAGGATTATATAATCGTAGCGACTGCTCATCCTGCTAAGTTTGAAAGTGTAATTGAGCCGGTATTAGATATACAAGTACCGCCTACACCAGCATTACAGAAATTACTAGACAAAGAGCAACATAAAGTAGCGATAAATAAGTCTATGGATGAGCTTTGTGAAGTTTATACAAAAGCTTTTGAATAA
- the mpl gene encoding UDP-N-acetylmuramate:L-alanyl-gamma-D-glutamyl-meso-diaminopimelate ligase, whose amino-acid sequence MSKHIHILGICGTFMGSLAVLAKQKGYKVTGSDLNVYPPMSTYLESQGIEILQGFDCDQLDTNPDEIIIGNIMKRGMPIIEKILTQKLNYFSGPEWLYQNILKYKKVIAIAGTHGKTTTTTMTIKILEQAGLNPSFLVGGVSSDFGVSSRYTDSEYFVIEADEYDTAFFDKRSKLIHYDPSIFVINNIEFDHADIFKDIDAIFWQFHQLLRKMPSTAKIIYNDKDENVQKIISMGCWSELVRVNSNTGICITKHTLDYSKFELRDINGNSIEISWGLIGEHNALNAMSAYAVAKQLNISDEVVKDALESFKGVKRRLEVLSHQSNVTLYDDFAHHPTSIKLTLEAVRNKAKDAYVIALIDPRSNTMRQGDNKDNLPMSIIEADRVLLYNHSLLKWDAKEVLKNSSNVDFIANIDDFVDCMDELLTKYQDRNIQLVMMSNGSFDGLREKLVKLLETK is encoded by the coding sequence ATGTCAAAACATATTCATATTTTAGGTATCTGTGGTACTTTTATGGGCTCTTTAGCGGTATTAGCTAAACAAAAGGGATATAAAGTAACAGGTTCGGATCTTAATGTCTATCCACCAATGAGTACTTATCTTGAGTCTCAAGGTATAGAAATTTTACAAGGATTTGATTGTGATCAACTAGATACAAATCCTGATGAAATTATTATTGGTAATATCATGAAAAGAGGTATGCCAATAATAGAGAAAATACTTACACAAAAATTAAACTACTTCTCGGGACCTGAATGGCTATATCAGAATATTCTTAAGTATAAAAAAGTAATTGCAATAGCTGGTACACATGGTAAAACTACAACCACTACAATGACTATAAAAATACTAGAGCAAGCTGGACTTAATCCTAGCTTTTTGGTTGGTGGGGTTAGTAGTGATTTTGGGGTTTCATCACGTTACACAGATTCTGAGTATTTTGTCATTGAGGCTGATGAGTATGATACAGCTTTTTTTGATAAACGTTCAAAATTGATCCATTATGATCCAAGTATTTTTGTAATTAATAATATTGAGTTTGATCATGCTGATATTTTCAAAGATATTGACGCAATATTTTGGCAATTTCATCAACTACTTAGAAAAATGCCATCGACAGCAAAGATTATTTATAATGACAAAGATGAGAATGTTCAAAAAATAATATCGATGGGATGTTGGTCAGAATTAGTTAGAGTAAACTCTAATACTGGTATCTGTATAACCAAGCACACATTAGATTACTCAAAGTTTGAGTTAAGAGATATTAATGGAAATAGTATTGAAATATCATGGGGCTTAATAGGTGAGCATAATGCGCTTAATGCAATGAGTGCCTATGCGGTAGCAAAACAACTAAATATATCTGATGAAGTAGTAAAAGACGCTTTAGAGAGTTTTAAAGGAGTTAAAAGACGTTTAGAAGTATTATCTCATCAAAGTAATGTTACTTTGTATGATGATTTTGCTCATCATCCAACTTCTATTAAGTTAACTTTAGAAGCTGTGCGCAATAAAGCTAAAGATGCTTATGTAATAGCCCTTATAGATCCACGCTCAAACACAATGCGCCAAGGCGACAATAAAGATAATTTGCCGATGTCAATTATCGAGGCTGATAGAGTATTGTTGTATAATCATAGTTTATTAAAATGGGATGCTAAAGAAGTTCTCAAAAATAGTAGCAATGTTGATTTTATAGCTAATATTGATGATTTTGTTGATTGTATGGATGAATTATTAACTAAGTACCAAGATAGAAATATCCAGCTTGTGATGATGAGTAATGGCTCATTTGATGGATTAAGAGAAAAGTTAGTTAAGCTTTTGGAGACTAAATGA
- the asd gene encoding aspartate-semialdehyde dehydrogenase, whose product MLKVGFIGWRGMVGSVLMSRMVESKDFDDISPTFFSTSQTGQLPTGFMQQYGALQNAYSIDQLSSMDILLSCQGGEYTKEIHHKLRKAGWQGFWIDAASTLRLENDSTLVLDPLNHKQIINSIDSGKKDFIGSNCTVSLMSLAIAGLLKEDLVEWVNSSTYQAISGAGAAAMQEILQQADLLSKADDINSDILTREKTLRELSKDSSKIPQQKTVQTLAYNLLPWIDVGMPSGQTKEEYKAATELNKILDTKKTIPVDGVCVRVPSLRSHSQALTIKLRKKLTIDEIKQKISQGNQWVKLIDNNKEDTLKYLTPQATSGTLDIAIGRIKSSLLADDIFHCFTVGDQLLWGAAEPLRRVLNIIKEESLILKITPL is encoded by the coding sequence ATGCTTAAAGTTGGTTTTATTGGTTGGCGCGGAATGGTCGGCTCAGTTTTGATGTCACGAATGGTTGAATCAAAGGATTTTGATGATATTTCACCAACATTTTTCTCGACATCCCAGACAGGACAGCTGCCAACAGGTTTTATGCAACAATATGGAGCGTTACAAAATGCCTATAGTATCGACCAACTAAGTAGTATGGATATACTTCTAAGCTGTCAAGGTGGTGAATATACCAAGGAAATACACCACAAATTAAGAAAAGCTGGCTGGCAAGGTTTTTGGATAGATGCTGCATCGACACTACGTTTAGAGAATGATAGTACTTTAGTTTTAGATCCGTTAAATCATAAGCAAATAATCAACTCTATTGATAGTGGTAAAAAAGACTTCATAGGTAGTAATTGCACTGTTAGTTTAATGTCTCTAGCTATAGCTGGACTACTTAAAGAAGATCTTGTTGAATGGGTTAACTCTAGTACTTATCAAGCTATCTCAGGAGCTGGTGCTGCAGCAATGCAAGAAATTCTCCAACAAGCTGATCTTTTAAGTAAAGCTGATGATATAAATTCAGATATCTTAACAAGAGAAAAAACTCTAAGAGAACTATCTAAAGACTCTTCAAAAATTCCACAACAAAAAACTGTACAAACATTGGCTTATAATCTATTGCCTTGGATAGATGTTGGTATGCCTAGTGGACAAACAAAAGAAGAGTACAAAGCAGCTACCGAACTAAACAAGATTCTAGATACTAAAAAAACAATTCCTGTTGATGGCGTATGTGTCAGAGTTCCTAGCCTAAGATCACACTCCCAAGCTTTAACTATCAAGCTTAGAAAGAAACTAACAATTGATGAGATTAAGCAAAAAATTTCTCAGGGCAATCAATGGGTTAAATTAATAGATAATAATAAAGAAGATACTCTAAAATATCTAACACCTCAAGCTACTTCAGGAACTCTTGATATTGCTATAGGTCGTATCAAATCATCCCTATTAGCTGATGATATATTTCATTGTTTCACGGTAGGAGATCAGCTATTATGGGGAGCTGCAGAACCTCTAAGAAGAGTTTTAAATATTATCAAAGAAGAGAGTTTAATCCTAAAAATAACTCCTCTATAA
- the rlmB gene encoding 23S rRNA (guanosine(2251)-2'-O)-methyltransferase RlmB yields the protein MSSLIYGIHAVDSLVEANQAKEILVFKKTNANHKIESIISKAESKGLKVTYIDSFKQLPERIRKDANHQNIFAIEINDFKTYSENDIENLIPQDKNAFILILDNVQDPHNFGACIRSAHSAGIDFIIVPKDNSAPVNATVKKVACGAAEHTKIVVVTNLARAIEKLKQLGIWIIGLAGEANDSLYSMNLADSVAIVAGAEGSGMRQRTKASCDFLAKLPMFGEVSSLNVSVATGIALYETVRQRTNTI from the coding sequence ATGAGTAGTTTAATTTATGGTATCCATGCTGTTGATAGTTTAGTAGAAGCTAATCAAGCAAAAGAAATATTGGTATTTAAAAAGACAAATGCTAATCATAAGATTGAAAGTATTATCTCTAAAGCTGAATCAAAAGGTTTAAAAGTTACTTATATTGATAGTTTTAAGCAACTTCCAGAGCGAATCAGAAAAGATGCGAATCATCAAAATATCTTTGCGATAGAGATAAATGATTTTAAAACATATTCTGAGAATGATATTGAAAATTTAATTCCTCAGGATAAAAATGCTTTTATTTTAATATTAGATAATGTCCAAGATCCTCATAATTTTGGTGCGTGTATACGTAGCGCACACTCTGCAGGTATTGATTTTATAATTGTCCCTAAAGATAATAGCGCACCAGTAAATGCAACGGTTAAAAAAGTTGCTTGCGGTGCCGCAGAGCATACAAAGATTGTAGTTGTCACTAACCTTGCTAGAGCAATCGAAAAGCTCAAACAATTAGGGATATGGATTATTGGTTTAGCAGGTGAAGCTAATGATAGTTTATATTCGATGAATCTAGCGGATTCTGTAGCAATAGTTGCTGGTGCAGAAGGTAGTGGTATGCGTCAGCGCACAAAAGCTAGTTGTGATTTTCTTGCTAAATTACCAATGTTCGGTGAAGTTTCTAGCTTAAATGTTTCTGTTGCTACAGGAATAGCATTATATGAAACAGTAAGACAAAGGACAAATACTATTTAA
- a CDS encoding homoserine kinase: MKLANIKSAKAFAPATSANFAVGYDLLGFAIDGVGDTVELIKRDDTELVIKQISGATGADKLPFDSDKNVATAVIKKFLADMDIKIGFDVYIQKGITLGSGMGGSAASSVAALVAMNAFFETPYSYDDLIDYAIYGESLISGSFHGDNAVPCMFGGLVLLQSSKPCKKIDLPIVDCNVVIVCPDLSIETKKARELLKEPYDLSTIVEHSACLAATISALYTQDIELLGQSLKDILIEPRRSKLITGFYDVQKAAYDSGAIACGISGSGPTMFALVKKQDDANIVAKAMQDKFKEFNLKSDSWISAMSDKGAYILEKK; the protein is encoded by the coding sequence ATGAAATTAGCTAATATTAAATCAGCCAAGGCATTTGCTCCAGCAACTAGTGCAAATTTTGCAGTTGGTTATGATTTACTTGGTTTTGCTATTGATGGAGTTGGTGACACTGTAGAGCTTATCAAAAGAGATGATACTGAGTTGGTTATCAAGCAAATTAGTGGTGCTACCGGTGCAGATAAATTACCTTTTGATAGTGATAAAAATGTTGCTACAGCTGTAATCAAAAAATTTCTAGCAGATATGGATATCAAAATAGGATTCGATGTTTATATACAAAAAGGTATAACTTTAGGTTCTGGTATGGGTGGTTCAGCAGCTTCTTCAGTTGCTGCACTAGTCGCGATGAATGCTTTTTTTGAAACACCATATAGTTATGATGATTTGATTGACTATGCTATCTATGGCGAGAGTTTGATATCAGGATCATTTCACGGCGATAATGCTGTGCCATGTATGTTTGGTGGACTAGTATTATTACAAAGTTCAAAACCATGTAAAAAAATAGATTTACCAATAGTTGATTGTAATGTGGTTATAGTTTGTCCTGATCTTTCAATCGAGACAAAAAAAGCCCGTGAACTTCTTAAAGAGCCTTATGATTTATCTACAATAGTTGAGCATAGTGCATGCTTAGCAGCTACAATAAGCGCTTTATACACACAAGATATTGAATTATTAGGTCAGAGTTTAAAAGACATTTTAATTGAACCAAGAAGATCTAAATTAATCACAGGATTTTATGATGTACAGAAAGCTGCTTATGATTCAGGTGCAATAGCTTGTGGGATATCAGGATCAGGTCCGACAATGTTTGCTCTTGTAAAAAAACAAGATGATGCAAATATTGTTGCTAAAGCAATGCAAGATAAGTTTAAAGAATTTAACCTTAAGTCGGATAGTTGGATAAGTGCTATGAGTGACAAAGGTGCATATATACTAGAGAAAAAATAA
- a CDS encoding UDP-2,3-diacylglucosamine diphosphatase has protein sequence MAHNKDIYLISDLHLNANHAEMADLFKKFLDSITSTQNQLFILGDFFDYWIGDNHRDDFYHKITNWLKEASDKGLEIFFMYGNRDFLIGRKFAKQSGVTLIKDPYYIDISNQKILFSHGDLFCTDDKSYQTYRKWIAYNPILRFIFRRLPLFIREYTAKNVRQASYVKNRKNPNVDVTNKGIEKYRNNCDIVIHGHTHKMAIHVADNYTRYVLGDWFKDGNYIKISKNGEIMQVTTLNGY, from the coding sequence ATGGCTCATAACAAAGATATTTATCTAATTTCAGATCTTCATCTAAATGCTAACCATGCTGAGATGGCTGATCTTTTTAAAAAGTTTTTAGATAGTATTACATCTACACAAAACCAACTTTTCATACTTGGTGACTTTTTTGATTATTGGATAGGTGATAACCATAGAGATGACTTTTATCATAAAATCACAAATTGGCTAAAAGAAGCTTCAGATAAAGGTTTAGAAATATTTTTCATGTATGGAAATCGTGATTTTTTGATTGGCAGAAAATTTGCTAAACAAAGTGGCGTGACTCTAATTAAAGATCCGTACTATATAGATATATCTAATCAAAAAATACTTTTCTCGCATGGAGATCTATTTTGTACAGATGATAAAAGTTACCAAACTTATAGAAAATGGATTGCATATAATCCTATTCTGAGATTTATTTTTAGAAGATTACCCTTATTCATAAGAGAATATACAGCAAAGAATGTCCGCCAAGCAAGCTATGTAAAAAATCGCAAGAATCCGAATGTTGATGTAACTAATAAAGGTATCGAAAAATATCGTAACAACTGTGATATTGTTATTCATGGTCATACGCATAAAATGGCTATACATGTGGCTGATAATTATACTAGATACGTACTTGGCGACTGGTTCAAAGATGGTAACTATATAAAAATCTCAAAGAATGGTGAAATTATGCAAGTTACGACATTAAATGGATACTAA
- the pyrE gene encoding orotate phosphoribosyltransferase codes for MFIEFALKNQVLKFGEFTLKSGRISPYFFNAGLFNTGAQLATLADYYAQLITKSDVKYDILFGPAYKGIPLVAAISTVLALKYNIDMPYAFDRKEAKEHGEGGVFVGADMTNKKVLLIDDVMTAGTAFYESYNKLKTINAEIAGVVLSIDRQEKAKDSDISATKKISQDFNIPVLAVTNFESIFEYVKENLDETMINKFKQYRQKYGS; via the coding sequence ATGTTTATAGAGTTTGCCCTTAAGAATCAGGTACTTAAATTTGGTGAATTTACTCTTAAATCAGGACGCATTAGTCCATATTTTTTTAATGCGGGATTATTTAACACAGGTGCTCAACTTGCAACACTTGCCGATTATTACGCTCAACTGATTACCAAAAGCGATGTCAAGTACGATATCCTTTTTGGACCAGCATATAAAGGGATTCCTCTAGTTGCAGCTATCTCTACTGTACTAGCTCTGAAGTATAATATAGATATGCCTTACGCTTTTGATCGTAAAGAAGCAAAAGAGCATGGTGAAGGTGGTGTGTTTGTTGGTGCTGATATGACAAATAAAAAAGTATTGCTCATAGATGATGTGATGACTGCAGGTACAGCGTTTTATGAATCATACAACAAGCTAAAAACTATTAATGCTGAAATAGCTGGTGTTGTACTATCTATAGATCGACAAGAAAAAGCTAAAGATAGCGATATTTCAGCAACTAAGAAAATATCTCAAGATTTCAACATCCCAGTTCTAGCGGTGACAAACTTTGAAAGTATTTTTGAGTACGTCAAAGAGAACCTTGATGAAACAATGATCAACAAATTTAAACAGTACCGTCAAAAATATGGCTCATAA
- a CDS encoding UDP-N-acetylmuramoyl-tripeptide--D-alanyl-D-alanine ligase, translating to MIKSLKQLATQAGLEYLGEDVSIQTVAINSNEVRQDCLFVAIIANRDGHEFIPSAIANRAKAVLVSKKQDLDIPQVVCSNTIKGLRALAKEYRKTLTMPTISLTGSCGKTTVKEMIVTLLGGKKVHFTQGNLNNYLGVPMTILETPHDVDFAVIEAGTNVGGEIKAAADIIQPNIAMITNVGASHLENLKTLDGVMIEKGELLKALPKDGFCIVNLDDERIPNYAYKLDCKKITCSMSNQDADILILDYQVTPELYDVKIRIFDKEYSYQLPNIGKHNLSNSMLAIASVVAAGLEPNSFLQNTQNIKNYKGRFSTEKLNDKLTLVDDTYNASAGAVQAAIEDLAEFDGKKVIAITSMRELGDEAENYHRKMGQWLNEANLDKIFLFGEKKLIKFALEEYKNSNVKYYDDKQQLNDDLLKVLTEYKSQNTKLTVKGARSFKMEEVVAFVKQII from the coding sequence ATGATCAAGTCACTAAAACAATTAGCAACCCAAGCAGGCTTAGAATATTTGGGTGAAGATGTATCAATACAAACAGTAGCTATAAATTCAAACGAAGTAAGACAAGATTGCTTATTTGTTGCAATTATAGCTAATCGTGATGGGCATGAGTTTATTCCAAGTGCTATTGCTAATCGCGCTAAAGCTGTTCTAGTTTCAAAAAAACAGGATTTAGATATCCCACAAGTAGTTTGTAGTAATACTATCAAAGGCTTACGAGCTTTAGCCAAAGAGTATCGTAAAACTCTAACTATGCCGACAATATCCTTAACAGGTAGTTGTGGTAAAACAACGGTTAAAGAGATGATAGTAACTCTACTTGGAGGTAAAAAAGTTCACTTTACTCAAGGTAATCTAAATAATTATCTTGGTGTGCCAATGACAATACTAGAAACCCCACATGACGTTGATTTTGCGGTGATTGAGGCCGGTACAAATGTTGGCGGTGAAATAAAAGCCGCTGCTGATATTATCCAACCAAATATAGCGATGATTACAAATGTTGGAGCTAGTCACTTAGAGAATTTAAAAACATTAGATGGTGTAATGATAGAAAAAGGTGAGCTTCTTAAAGCTCTACCCAAAGACGGCTTTTGTATTGTAAATCTTGATGATGAAAGAATACCAAACTATGCATATAAATTAGACTGTAAGAAAATTACTTGCTCAATGAGTAATCAAGATGCTGATATTTTGATTTTAGATTATCAGGTTACTCCAGAGTTATACGATGTTAAGATTAGAATTTTTGACAAAGAATATAGCTATCAGTTGCCAAATATTGGTAAACATAATTTGTCTAATAGTATGCTTGCAATAGCTAGTGTAGTCGCTGCAGGACTCGAACCAAACAGTTTTTTACAAAATACGCAAAATATCAAAAATTATAAAGGTAGATTTTCAACTGAAAAGCTAAATGATAAGTTAACTCTTGTAGATGATACATATAATGCTAGTGCTGGAGCTGTCCAAGCTGCCATTGAAGATTTGGCTGAATTTGATGGTAAAAAAGTTATAGCAATTACCTCAATGAGAGAATTAGGTGATGAGGCTGAAAATTATCATCGTAAGATGGGACAATGGCTTAATGAAGCAAACTTAGATAAGATATTTCTATTTGGCGAAAAAAAATTAATAAAGTTTGCTTTAGAAGAGTATAAAAATTCAAATGTCAAATACTATGATGACAAGCAACAGCTAAATGATGATCTATTAAAAGTACTTACTGAGTATAAATCGCAAAATACTAAACTTACTGTCAAAGGAGCTAGAAGCTTCAAGATGGAAGAAGTTGTAGCTTTCGTTAAGCAGATAATATAG